A window from Temnothorax longispinosus isolate EJ_2023e chromosome 1, Tlon_JGU_v1, whole genome shotgun sequence encodes these proteins:
- the LOC139810957 gene encoding NF-kappa-B inhibitor cactus-like isoform X1, which translates to MWRPTSRGTQMEPERVTEDDKKKQQQRWKCDNDHDDDGGGKYDEDEAGNIDSGFLSGGNLQFSGEISGDSGLLHSSEREEEEGRWGEGEGQRQERQAAKATTPAPSSSSSSSSSSTAASAAIAHEEPMRAIDSGVDLDLTETLSQLSLKQVSLNPLAAKGELIQAEPTAPELLPVSASLTQNDENDVEFEKPRDDGNDDEKRATTSNEEPAWQLYYTQDDDGDTQLHIAIVQGFVEAALCLIRMAPDPCLLDTMNDDWQSPMHLAVLTHQPLIVRRLVLAGADPSLRNFRGNTALHLACMSGDFACAKALTDPLSPMERNKLMPGRTVPALPQNLEQRNYSGEMCLHVAAASGYVDLVRLLLRLGADLKAKEGLAGYTALHLAVERQHRPLFDFLLPECQRALCLDERTYGRRTAYQLTLDIKGEFSRRARRELIRYGAHPEPLSEPDSDSNSESSEDEETMRTSWTADYLSAIKTQNAVGVTV; encoded by the exons atgtggcGTCCCACGAGTAGAGGCACCCAGATGGAGCCTGAACGTGTTACAGAGGACGACAAGAagaagcagcagcagcggtGGAAGTGCGACAAcgaccacgacgacgacggtggcgGCAAgtacgacgaggacgaggcgGGCAACATCGACTCCGGATTCCTGTCGGGCGGCAATCTGCAGTTCAGCGGCGAGATCAGCGGCGACTCGGGGTTGCTGCATTCGTCGGAgcgagaggaggaggagggacgctggggggagggggaggggcaGAGGCAGGAGAGACAGGCGGCCAAAGCAACGACACCGGCACcctcatcatcatcatcatcatcatcgtcgtcaaCGGCAGCGTCGGCGGCGATCGCCCATGAGGAGCCAATGAGGGCGATCGACAGCGGCGTGGACCTCGACCTCACCGAGACCCTGAGCCAGCTCAGCCTCAAGCAGGTCAGCCTGAACCCGCTCGCCGCCAAGGGCGAGCTGATCCAGGCCGAGCCGACGGCGCCCGAGCTGTTGCCCGTCAGCGCGAGCCTCACGCAGAATGACGAGAACGACGTGGAGTTCGAGAAACCGCGGGACGACGGCAACGACGATGAGAAACGCGCGACGACGAGCAACGAGGAACCCGCGTGGCAGTTGTACTACACGCAAGATGACGACGGTGACAC GCAACTGCACATCGCGATCGTGCAGGGCTTCGTGGAGGCTGCGCTCTGTTTAATAAGAATGGCCCCGGACCCGTGTCTATTGGACACCATGAACGACGACTGGCAATCGCCCATGCACCTGGCAGTGTTGACGCACCAGCCGCTGATCGTCAGGCGACTGGTCTTAGCGGGCGCGGATCCATCTCTGAGGAATTTCCGCGGGAACACGGCTCTCCACCTGGCCTGCATGAGCGGGGATTTCGCTTGCGCCAAGGCTCTCACGGATCCGTTATCCCCGATGGAGAGGAATAAGCTAATGCCCGGACGGACGGTACCCGCCTTACCTCAGAATTTGGAGCAACGTAATTATAGCG gcGAGATGTGCTTGCACGTGGCCGCCGCCAGTGGATACGTGGATCTGGTGCGACTTCTGTTGCGTTTAGGTGCCGATCTCAAGGCAAAGGAGGGCCTGGCGGGATACACGGCACTTCATCTCGCGGTGGAACGCCAGCACCGGCCGTTGTTTGATTTCCTATTGCCGGAATGCCAACGCGCGTTATGTCTGGACGAGAGAACGTACGGCAGGAGAACGGCCTATCAGTTGACCCTAGACATCAAGGGCGAGTTCAGCAGGAGAGCACGCAGGGAACTGATACGGTACGGGGCACATCCGGAACCGCTGTCGGAACCGGATTCTGACAGCAATTCCGAAAGCAGCGAAGATGAGGAGACGATGAGAACATCGTGGACGGCGGATTACTTGTCCGCCATCAAGACGCAAAACGCGGTTGGAGTGACAGTCTAA
- the LOC139810957 gene encoding NF-kappa-B inhibitor cactus-like isoform X2 — MTELTEDDKKKQQQRWKCDNDHDDDGGGKYDEDEAGNIDSGFLSGGNLQFSGEISGDSGLLHSSEREEEEGRWGEGEGQRQERQAAKATTPAPSSSSSSSSSSTAASAAIAHEEPMRAIDSGVDLDLTETLSQLSLKQVSLNPLAAKGELIQAEPTAPELLPVSASLTQNDENDVEFEKPRDDGNDDEKRATTSNEEPAWQLYYTQDDDGDTQLHIAIVQGFVEAALCLIRMAPDPCLLDTMNDDWQSPMHLAVLTHQPLIVRRLVLAGADPSLRNFRGNTALHLACMSGDFACAKALTDPLSPMERNKLMPGRTVPALPQNLEQRNYSGEMCLHVAAASGYVDLVRLLLRLGADLKAKEGLAGYTALHLAVERQHRPLFDFLLPECQRALCLDERTYGRRTAYQLTLDIKGEFSRRARRELIRYGAHPEPLSEPDSDSNSESSEDEETMRTSWTADYLSAIKTQNAVGVTV, encoded by the exons AGGACGACAAGAagaagcagcagcagcggtGGAAGTGCGACAAcgaccacgacgacgacggtggcgGCAAgtacgacgaggacgaggcgGGCAACATCGACTCCGGATTCCTGTCGGGCGGCAATCTGCAGTTCAGCGGCGAGATCAGCGGCGACTCGGGGTTGCTGCATTCGTCGGAgcgagaggaggaggagggacgctggggggagggggaggggcaGAGGCAGGAGAGACAGGCGGCCAAAGCAACGACACCGGCACcctcatcatcatcatcatcatcatcgtcgtcaaCGGCAGCGTCGGCGGCGATCGCCCATGAGGAGCCAATGAGGGCGATCGACAGCGGCGTGGACCTCGACCTCACCGAGACCCTGAGCCAGCTCAGCCTCAAGCAGGTCAGCCTGAACCCGCTCGCCGCCAAGGGCGAGCTGATCCAGGCCGAGCCGACGGCGCCCGAGCTGTTGCCCGTCAGCGCGAGCCTCACGCAGAATGACGAGAACGACGTGGAGTTCGAGAAACCGCGGGACGACGGCAACGACGATGAGAAACGCGCGACGACGAGCAACGAGGAACCCGCGTGGCAGTTGTACTACACGCAAGATGACGACGGTGACAC GCAACTGCACATCGCGATCGTGCAGGGCTTCGTGGAGGCTGCGCTCTGTTTAATAAGAATGGCCCCGGACCCGTGTCTATTGGACACCATGAACGACGACTGGCAATCGCCCATGCACCTGGCAGTGTTGACGCACCAGCCGCTGATCGTCAGGCGACTGGTCTTAGCGGGCGCGGATCCATCTCTGAGGAATTTCCGCGGGAACACGGCTCTCCACCTGGCCTGCATGAGCGGGGATTTCGCTTGCGCCAAGGCTCTCACGGATCCGTTATCCCCGATGGAGAGGAATAAGCTAATGCCCGGACGGACGGTACCCGCCTTACCTCAGAATTTGGAGCAACGTAATTATAGCG gcGAGATGTGCTTGCACGTGGCCGCCGCCAGTGGATACGTGGATCTGGTGCGACTTCTGTTGCGTTTAGGTGCCGATCTCAAGGCAAAGGAGGGCCTGGCGGGATACACGGCACTTCATCTCGCGGTGGAACGCCAGCACCGGCCGTTGTTTGATTTCCTATTGCCGGAATGCCAACGCGCGTTATGTCTGGACGAGAGAACGTACGGCAGGAGAACGGCCTATCAGTTGACCCTAGACATCAAGGGCGAGTTCAGCAGGAGAGCACGCAGGGAACTGATACGGTACGGGGCACATCCGGAACCGCTGTCGGAACCGGATTCTGACAGCAATTCCGAAAGCAGCGAAGATGAGGAGACGATGAGAACATCGTGGACGGCGGATTACTTGTCCGCCATCAAGACGCAAAACGCGGTTGGAGTGACAGTCTAA